In Romboutsia lituseburensis, a genomic segment contains:
- the rpsI gene encoding 30S ribosomal protein S9: MANVQYYGTGRRKHSVARVRLVAGEGNIVVNGRNVEEYFNYETLIRDVKQPLVLTNNETKYDVIVKVEGGGFTGQAGAIRHGISRALLKADAELRGDLKKEGFLTRDARMKERKKYGLKAARRAPQFSKR, from the coding sequence ATGGCTAACGTTCAATATTACGGAACTGGAAGAAGAAAGCACTCTGTTGCTAGAGTAAGATTAGTTGCAGGTGAAGGAAATATAGTAGTAAATGGAAGAAATGTTGAAGAATACTTCAACTACGAAACATTAATAAGAGATGTTAAGCAACCATTAGTGTTAACTAACAACGAAACTAAGTACGATGTTATAGTAAAGGTTGAAGGTGGAGGATTCACTGGACAAGCTGGAGCTATAAGACATGGTATATCTAGAGCTTTATTAAAGGCTGATGCTGAGTTAAGAGGAGACTTAAAGAAAGAAGGATTCTTAACTAGAGATGCTAGAATGAAGGAAAGAAAGAAATACGGATTAAAGGCAGCAAGAAGAGCTCCACAATTCTCAAAGAGATAA
- the rpsK gene encoding 30S ribosomal protein S11 — MAKPKKKVTRVRRKERKNIERGQAHIQSTFNNTIITLTDVHGNAISAASSGQLGFKGSRKATPFASQMAAETAAKAAMEHGLKTVEVFVKGPGSGREAAIRALQATGLEVTMIKDVTPIPHNGCRPPKRRRV; from the coding sequence ATGGCTAAACCAAAAAAGAAAGTTACACGTGTTAGAAGAAAAGAACGTAAAAACATAGAACGTGGACAAGCACATATACAATCAACTTTCAACAATACAATAATAACTTTAACTGATGTTCATGGAAATGCTATATCTGCTGCATCTTCAGGACAATTAGGATTCAAAGGATCAAGAAAAGCGACTCCATTCGCATCTCAAATGGCTGCTGAAACAGCTGCTAAGGCTGCAATGGAACACGGTTTAAAAACTGTAGAAGTATTCGTAAAAGGACCAGGTTCAGGAAGAGAAGCTGCGATAAGAGCATTACAAGCTACAGGATTAGAAGTAACTATGATAAAAGACGTTACTCCAATTCCTCACAATGGATGTAGACCACCAAAAAGAAGAAGAGTATAA
- the rpmJ gene encoding 50S ribosomal protein L36: protein MKVRPSVKPICEKCKVIKRKGKVMVICENPKHKQKQG, encoded by the coding sequence ATGAAAGTAAGACCATCAGTAAAACCAATATGTGAAAAATGTAAAGTAATAAAAAGAAAAGGTAAAGTAATGGTTATCTGTGAAAATCCAAAGCATAAGCAAAAGCAAGGATAA
- the rplQ gene encoding 50S ribosomal protein L17, with product MATYRKLGRETAHRNLMLRNLVTDLLRNGRIETTVTRAKETKRMAEKMITLGKRGDLHARRQVLAYVMDETVVNNLFTEIAPKYAERNGGYTRIIKKGPRKGDAAEMAFIELV from the coding sequence ATGGCTACTTACCGTAAATTAGGACGTGAAACAGCTCACAGAAACCTTATGTTAAGAAACTTAGTAACTGATTTACTAAGAAACGGAAGAATAGAAACTACAGTAACTAGAGCGAAGGAAACTAAGAGAATGGCAGAAAAGATGATAACTCTTGGTAAAAGAGGAGATCTTCATGCTAGAAGACAAGTTTTAGCTTATGTTATGGATGAAACTGTAGTAAACAATTTATTCACTGAAATAGCTCCAAAGTATGCTGAGAGAAACGGTGGATATACTAGAATAATCAAAAAAGGACCAAGAAAAGGCGACGCTGCTGAAATGGCTTTTATAGAACTAGTATAG
- the cwlD gene encoding N-acetylmuramoyl-L-alanine amidase CwlD, which produces MRKYIKHIIFGSIALILVAVSIFEIKNVSEDVMEYMPVTNKTIIIDAGHGGIDPGTLNEDKTIKEKDINLAIAQKLRELLESSGALVILTREDDSSLYQEDGNKTTRQKYNENLKNRKKIIDESNADMFVSIHMNALSGNGASKYYGAQTFYPKGKEDSVQLSKYIQQELKRVVDKTNNREIKPRDDIYLLKENKIPSVLIECGFLSNEKEAKLLTDEKYQEKIAWSVYVGVQKYFSENMNNN; this is translated from the coding sequence GTGAGAAAGTACATAAAACATATAATTTTTGGGTCTATAGCATTAATATTAGTAGCGGTATCAATATTTGAAATAAAAAATGTATCGGAAGATGTTATGGAGTACATGCCGGTAACTAACAAAACTATAATAATAGATGCCGGTCATGGTGGAATAGACCCTGGAACTTTAAATGAAGATAAGACTATAAAAGAAAAAGATATAAATTTAGCTATCGCACAAAAGTTAAGGGAACTGTTAGAGTCTAGTGGAGCGCTCGTAATACTAACAAGGGAAGATGATAGTAGTTTGTATCAAGAAGATGGAAATAAGACAACAAGACAAAAATATAATGAAAATCTTAAAAATAGAAAAAAAATAATAGATGAGTCTAACGCAGATATGTTTGTATCGATACATATGAATGCCTTGAGTGGAAATGGTGCTTCTAAATATTATGGTGCTCAAACTTTTTATCCTAAAGGAAAAGAAGATTCGGTTCAATTATCTAAATACATACAGCAAGAATTAAAGAGAGTTGTTGATAAAACAAATAATAGAGAAATAAAGCCAAGAGATGATATATACTTATTGAAAGAAAATAAAATACCTTCAGTATTAATAGAATGTGGTTTTTTATCTAATGAAAAAGAAGCTAAACTATTAACTGATGAGAAGTATCAAGAGAAGATAGCGTGGTCTGTATATGTAGGAGTACAAAAATATTTTAGCGAAAATATGAATAATAATTAA
- the rplM gene encoding 50S ribosomal protein L13, producing MKSYIAKPADVQRKWYIVDAEGKTLGRLATEIATVLRGKHKVTFTPHVDGGDFVVVVNAEKVVLTGKKLDQKMYRYHTGYVGGLKEITYREMMAKKPEEVVSHAVSGMLCKNKLRSRMMTRLRVFAGANHDHAAQNPEVLNFK from the coding sequence ATGAAAAGTTATATAGCTAAGCCAGCTGATGTACAAAGAAAATGGTACATCGTTGATGCTGAAGGAAAAACATTAGGTCGTTTAGCAACTGAAATAGCGACAGTATTAAGAGGAAAGCACAAGGTTACTTTCACTCCACACGTTGACGGAGGAGATTTCGTTGTTGTTGTGAATGCAGAGAAGGTAGTTTTAACAGGAAAGAAATTAGATCAAAAAATGTACAGATACCACACAGGATATGTAGGTGGATTAAAAGAAATAACTTACAGAGAAATGATGGCTAAGAAGCCTGAGGAAGTAGTTTCTCATGCAGTAAGCGGTATGTTATGTAAGAACAAATTAAGAAGCAGAATGATGACTAGATTAAGAGTATTCGCAGGAGCAAACCATGATCATGCAGCTCAAAATCCAGAAGTTTTAAACTTTAAATAA
- the truA gene encoding tRNA pseudouridine(38-40) synthase TruA, whose amino-acid sequence MRNLKVTIQYNGKNYCGWQKQPDSLGIQGTIENAIYEITKEKIKITGSGRTDAGVHALGQVANFKLESTIPAQKLPNALNAKLPKDISIIDCIEVDEEFHSRYSAKRKRYRYLIYNNSYRNPIYKDISYHVKYDLDFEKMCEEAKSLIGEHDFKGFMSSGSSVNDTIRTIYDITLQKQDNLIILEVEGNGFLYNMVRIIVGTLVDIGRGRIKESLKNIIDSKERGMCGHTAPAHGLFLKKVDY is encoded by the coding sequence ATGAGAAATTTAAAAGTTACTATACAATACAATGGCAAGAACTATTGTGGATGGCAAAAACAACCCGATTCTTTAGGTATACAAGGTACAATTGAGAATGCTATTTATGAAATAACTAAAGAGAAGATAAAAATAACAGGTTCTGGTAGAACTGATGCAGGTGTACATGCATTAGGACAGGTTGCTAATTTTAAGTTAGAATCAACAATACCAGCACAAAAGCTTCCAAATGCATTAAATGCTAAACTACCTAAAGATATATCAATAATAGATTGTATCGAAGTAGATGAAGAATTTCATTCTAGGTATAGTGCTAAACGAAAAAGATATAGGTATTTAATTTATAATAATTCTTATAGAAATCCTATATACAAAGATATATCATATCATGTAAAATATGATTTAGATTTTGAAAAAATGTGTGAAGAAGCTAAAAGCTTAATTGGAGAACATGATTTTAAAGGATTTATGAGCTCTGGTTCTTCTGTCAATGATACTATTAGAACTATTTATGACATTACACTACAAAAACAAGATAACTTAATAATTTTAGAAGTAGAAGGTAATGGATTTTTATATAATATGGTAAGAATAATAGTAGGGACGTTAGTTGATATAGGCAGAGGAAGGATAAAAGAAAGCTTAAAAAATATAATTGACTCGAAGGAAAGAGGTATGTGCGGTCATACTGCACCAGCTCATGGATTATTTCTCAAAAAAGTTGATTATTAG
- the rpsM gene encoding 30S ribosomal protein S13: MARIAGVDLPREKRAEIALTYIYGIGKATANEILAKAEINPDVRIKDLSEEQVNDLRKIIDSDFLVEGDLRREIALNIKRLRDIKCYRGMRHAKGLPLRGQRTKTNARTRKGPRKTVSRKKKK; encoded by the coding sequence ATGGCAAGAATAGCTGGGGTAGATTTACCTAGAGAAAAAAGAGCGGAAATAGCTTTAACTTATATATATGGTATAGGTAAAGCAACTGCTAACGAAATATTAGCTAAAGCTGAGATAAATCCTGATGTAAGAATAAAAGACTTATCTGAAGAACAAGTTAACGACCTAAGAAAGATAATAGATAGTGATTTCTTAGTTGAAGGTGACTTAAGAAGAGAGATAGCTTTAAATATAAAGAGATTAAGAGATATAAAATGTTACAGAGGTATGAGACATGCTAAAGGTCTTCCACTAAGAGGACAAAGAACTAAGACTAACGCTAGAACTAGAAAAGGTCCTAGAAAAACTGTATCTCGTAAGAAGAAGAAGTAA
- a CDS encoding energy-coupling factor transporter ATPase, with product MSIIVKNLTHIYNEGMPFASKALDDISFEIKDRDFVGLIGHTGSGKSTLIQHLNGILKPHVGKIYINDFDITDPTLNLTDIRKRVGVVFQYPEYQLFEETIEKDIAFGPSNLGLEAEEINLRVKSSMAAVGLDYEAFKDKSPFELSGGQKRRVAIAGVIAMNPEVLILDEPTAGLDPGGRDEIFDLIKKLHKEKNMTIILSSHSMDDMAKMAKTLIVMNHGKIEFMGTPRDVFNSNTSRLKEIGLDIPQVLELTMKLRDRGFDIKEDVLTIDEAKEEILRIMRGRKKC from the coding sequence ATGTCAATTATAGTAAAGAATTTAACTCATATTTACAATGAAGGTATGCCTTTTGCAAGTAAAGCATTAGATGATATTTCATTTGAGATTAAGGATCGAGATTTCGTAGGACTAATAGGTCATACAGGATCTGGGAAGTCTACTTTAATACAACATCTTAATGGAATATTAAAACCTCATGTTGGAAAAATATATATAAATGATTTTGATATAACTGATCCAACTTTAAACCTGACAGATATAAGAAAAAGGGTAGGAGTTGTATTTCAATATCCAGAATATCAGTTGTTTGAAGAAACAATAGAAAAGGATATAGCCTTTGGACCTTCTAATTTAGGCTTAGAGGCCGAAGAGATAAACTTAAGGGTTAAATCATCTATGGCAGCAGTGGGATTAGATTATGAGGCATTTAAAGATAAATCTCCGTTTGAATTATCAGGAGGTCAAAAAAGAAGAGTTGCCATAGCGGGAGTTATAGCTATGAATCCAGAAGTATTAATATTAGATGAACCTACTGCTGGTTTAGATCCTGGTGGAAGAGATGAAATATTTGATCTTATAAAAAAACTTCATAAAGAAAAAAATATGACTATAATTTTATCCTCTCATAGTATGGATGATATGGCTAAGATGGCTAAAACATTAATAGTAATGAATCATGGTAAAATAGAATTTATGGGCACTCCTAGAGACGTTTTTAATTCTAATACATCTAGACTTAAAGAAATAGGCTTAGATATACCTCAAGTACTAGAATTAACTATGAAATTAAGAGATAGAGGATTTGATATAAAAGAAGATGTATTAACTATAGATGAAGCCAAAGAAGAAATATTAAGAATTATGAGAGGAAGAAAAAAATGTTAA
- a CDS encoding energy-coupling factor transporter transmembrane component T family protein → MLKDITIGQYYPSNSAIHKLDARVKLIATFVFMISLFIINKFWPYAVVLLALISVVKLSNIPMKYIIKGIKPLRWIILFTFVINIFFLPGDPIWSFGFLSITRQGIEQAIFMAVRLVFLVVGTSILTLTTSPIELTDGIERLLNPLRRVGLPVHELAMMMTIALRFIPTLLDETDKIMKAQMSRGADFESKNLISRAKNLVPLLVPLFVSAFRRADELAMAMEARCYRGGYNRTKMKEAVISKIDYVASSILAIYLVIIIATRFI, encoded by the coding sequence ATGTTAAAAGATATTACTATAGGACAGTATTATCCGTCTAACTCTGCTATTCATAAATTAGATGCTAGAGTGAAACTTATAGCCACTTTTGTTTTTATGATTTCATTATTCATAATAAATAAGTTTTGGCCATATGCAGTAGTTTTATTAGCACTAATTTCTGTAGTAAAGTTATCTAATATACCTATGAAGTATATTATAAAGGGGATAAAGCCGCTTAGATGGATAATATTATTTACTTTTGTTATAAATATATTCTTTTTACCAGGAGATCCTATTTGGTCGTTTGGTTTTTTATCTATAACTAGACAGGGAATAGAACAGGCTATATTTATGGCAGTTAGATTAGTATTTTTAGTAGTTGGTACATCTATACTAACTTTAACTACATCACCAATAGAGCTTACTGATGGTATAGAGAGGCTTTTAAACCCTTTGAGAAGAGTAGGACTACCTGTACACGAATTAGCTATGATGATGACAATAGCTTTAAGATTTATACCTACTCTATTAGATGAAACAGATAAAATAATGAAAGCTCAAATGTCAAGAGGTGCAGATTTTGAAAGTAAAAATCTTATAAGTAGAGCTAAGAATTTAGTTCCACTATTAGTACCTTTGTTTGTAAGTGCATTTAGGAGAGCTGATGAGCTTGCTATGGCGATGGAAGCTAGATGCTATAGAGGTGGGTACAATAGAACTAAAATGAAAGAAGCTGTAATTAGTAAGATAGACTATGTAGCAAGTAGTATACTGGCTATATATTTGGTTATAATTATAGCTACGAGATTTATATAA
- the rpsD gene encoding 30S ribosomal protein S4 — protein sequence MARYTGASCRQCRREGMKLFLKGDRCYTDKCAIVKRNYAPGQHGQGRKKVSNYGLQLREKQKVKRIYGVLETQFRNLYERAEKMAGITGENLLSLLERRLDNVVYRMGLASSRKEARQLVGHGHFLLNGHKADIASITVKPGDVITVKERSKSSAKFKALVENNTRIAPKWLEANVEEMTVKVVANPSREDIDLEIAEHLIIELYSK from the coding sequence ATGGCAAGATACACAGGTGCATCATGCAGACAATGTCGTAGAGAAGGAATGAAATTATTCCTTAAAGGTGACAGATGTTACACTGATAAATGTGCTATAGTTAAGAGAAACTATGCTCCAGGACAACATGGACAAGGAAGAAAGAAAGTTTCTAACTATGGATTACAATTAAGAGAAAAGCAAAAAGTTAAGAGAATATACGGAGTTTTAGAAACTCAATTCAGAAACTTATACGAGCGTGCTGAAAAGATGGCTGGTATAACAGGGGAAAACTTATTAAGTCTATTAGAAAGAAGATTAGACAACGTTGTTTACAGAATGGGATTAGCTTCATCTAGAAAAGAAGCTAGACAATTAGTAGGACACGGTCACTTCTTATTAAACGGACACAAAGCTGATATAGCTTCTATAACAGTTAAGCCTGGTGATGTTATAACAGTAAAAGAAAGATCAAAATCATCTGCTAAATTCAAAGCTTTAGTAGAAAACAATACAAGAATAGCTCCTAAATGGTTAGAAGCTAACGTAGAAGAAATGACAGTTAAGGTTGTTGCTAATCCATCAAGAGAAGATATAGATCTTGAAATAGCAGAACACTTAATCATAGAGCTTTACTCTAAGTAA
- a CDS encoding energy-coupling factor transporter ATPase, which translates to MKDIIKVNGVSFEYLTEESSLKAIDNLTLDVKEGEFVAIIGHNGSGKSTLSKNLNAILLPSEGNILIDGLDTREEDKLWDIRQTAGMVFQNPDNQIVATIVEEDVAFGPENLGISPEDIRKRVEESLKSVGMYELRDRQPHLLSGGQKQRVAIAGIIAMKPKCIIFDEATAMLDPSGRKEVMKTIKRLNKEENITTLHITHFMEEAVEADRVIVMDKGRKLLEGTPREVFSKIDLLRQIGLDVPCMTELSSLLKEEGLNISSDILTVDEMVMKLCQL; encoded by the coding sequence ATGAAAGATATAATAAAGGTTAATGGAGTTTCTTTTGAGTATCTCACAGAAGAGAGTTCGCTTAAAGCGATAGATAATTTAACGCTAGACGTAAAAGAGGGCGAATTCGTAGCTATAATAGGGCATAATGGTTCAGGTAAATCTACGTTATCTAAAAATTTAAATGCTATATTGCTTCCGAGTGAAGGTAATATTCTTATTGATGGATTAGACACTCGAGAGGAAGACAAACTTTGGGATATAAGGCAAACAGCGGGAATGGTTTTCCAAAATCCTGATAATCAAATAGTTGCAACTATTGTTGAAGAAGATGTAGCCTTTGGACCAGAAAATCTAGGAATATCTCCTGAGGATATTAGAAAAAGGGTAGAAGAATCTCTTAAAAGTGTAGGAATGTATGAGTTAAGAGATAGACAACCTCATTTATTATCTGGAGGACAGAAGCAAAGGGTTGCGATTGCGGGTATTATTGCAATGAAGCCTAAATGTATAATATTTGATGAAGCTACAGCTATGCTAGATCCATCAGGTAGAAAAGAAGTAATGAAGACTATAAAAAGACTTAACAAAGAAGAAAATATTACGACACTTCATATAACTCACTTTATGGAAGAGGCAGTGGAAGCTGATAGAGTTATAGTTATGGATAAAGGAAGAAAATTGCTTGAGGGTACACCTAGAGAAGTATTTAGTAAGATAGATTTATTAAGGCAAATAGGATTAGATGTTCCTTGTATGACAGAACTGTCAAGTTTATTAAAAGAGGAAGGGCTAAATATAAGCAGTGATATATTAACTGTAGATGAGATGGTGATGAAATTATGTCAATTATAG
- a CDS encoding DNA-directed RNA polymerase subunit alpha produces the protein MIEIEKPKVDIIELSEDYRYGKFVIEPLERGYGITIGNALRRILLSSLPGVAVNSIKIDGVLHEFSTVPGVKEDVTEIILALKELSATIDGEGSRTLKIEAQGPCTITGSDIICPPDVEILSKDLKIATLDENAKFNMEIFVDKGRGYVSAEENKTEHMPIGVLPVDSIYTPVEKVSYHVENTRVGQKTDYDKLVLDVWTNGSINPQEGISLAAKVLVEHLNLFIDLTEHVSNVEIMVEKEEDQKEKVLEMTIEELDLSVRSYNCLKRAGINTVEELANKSEDDMMKVRNLGKKSLEEVIQKLEELGLGLKPSEE, from the coding sequence ATGATAGAAATAGAAAAACCAAAAGTAGATATAATCGAACTTAGCGAAGACTATAGATATGGAAAGTTTGTCATAGAGCCTCTAGAAAGAGGCTATGGCATAACTATAGGTAATGCTTTAAGAAGAATATTATTATCTTCTTTACCAGGTGTTGCAGTTAACTCTATAAAAATAGATGGAGTTCTTCATGAATTCTCTACAGTACCAGGTGTAAAAGAAGACGTTACAGAAATAATATTAGCATTAAAAGAACTTTCAGCTACTATAGATGGTGAAGGAAGTAGAACACTTAAAATAGAAGCTCAAGGTCCATGCACTATCACGGGATCAGACATAATATGTCCTCCTGATGTTGAAATATTAAGCAAGGATTTAAAGATAGCTACGCTAGATGAAAATGCTAAGTTTAATATGGAAATATTTGTAGATAAAGGTAGAGGTTATGTTTCTGCTGAAGAAAACAAAACAGAGCATATGCCTATAGGTGTTTTACCTGTAGACTCAATATATACTCCTGTTGAAAAAGTGAGCTACCATGTAGAAAATACAAGAGTAGGTCAAAAAACAGATTATGACAAATTAGTACTAGACGTTTGGACTAATGGAAGTATAAATCCTCAAGAAGGAATATCTCTTGCAGCCAAAGTTTTAGTTGAACATTTAAATCTATTCATAGACTTAACAGAGCATGTAAGCAATGTTGAGATAATGGTAGAAAAAGAAGAAGATCAAAAAGAAAAAGTTCTTGAAATGACTATAGAAGAATTAGATTTATCAGTTAGATCATACAACTGTTTAAAGAGAGCGGGAATCAATACAGTTGAAGAATTAGCTAATAAATCTGAGGACGATATGATGAAAGTTAGAAACTTAGGAAAGAAATCTCTAGAAGAGGTTATCCAAAAGTTAGAAGAACTTGGACTAGGTCTTAAACCAAGCGAAGAATAA